One region of Triticum aestivum cultivar Chinese Spring chromosome 6B, IWGSC CS RefSeq v2.1, whole genome shotgun sequence genomic DNA includes:
- the LOC123139214 gene encoding uncharacterized protein, protein MECGGISAVQVQPAAPMDQPGQPAKPPVQPWEYSLRKYLLLLAALVVTVTYAAGFSPPGGVWQTAHDGQPAGDPIIRGTHYRRYLAFFYCNATAFAASLVVIVLILILAVRHDKKGKDSRWVVVPLRLVMVLDLLSLMGAYGAGTCQDKVCIVYSAVLVAAVFLYIAVLKMMDWWGPDNKSGSGCDGTMSTAPNRNSNFDGVMSTPNPDSDPGTISSPVRDSDPNVREEEDRKREALKKLKADERLRKVLMLLATFAVSITYVAGLSTPGGFWDTTGISYRPGDAILKDRHRPRLTVFLLCNTTSFVASLLIIMLLIIDGKKLREKKARSLVLYGFIVVALVSLVGAYTAGSCRETKTTIYVVSLAGGILATAYILLYAFYTLKSSRSSPTQQIDAIQQTTDNVSARKGLDKARSLVLLLATLAATITYTAGLDPPGGVWQDKGDGYIAGDPILITTNIRRYRAFYYCNSVAFVASLVVIVLVQTERLIKHHVLEAAMILDLFGLIGAYAAGSCRGVNSSIYVMALAGAALIYVVIHIVFFTLELDHKDKKDDDEDELLEKRRKRLLLFAILAATITFQAGLTPPGGFLLQDDTLGHHAGDPILLHNYQVRYYAFFYCNSVSFMLSIALIILLVNPNLYRPAIRSNALSVCTAVGLFCLMGAYAAGSTQHRKTSIYIFVLVAVVLLVAAGLLLVFLLKRKRSNAVVAPPREQNEEERKEVEEKNEDEEEAKKHAGRKYLMLLGILVASVAYQAGLEPPGGAWQNNDNGYEAGNPVMHDNRRARYLAFFYSNSISFVASIVVIIMLLPQWLPKKKEGEWEKWSLRVMNWTIRLDLFALLVAYAAGSNRGWKTSVYVVALVFAVLSYFAIHTVLACTVCRRERHQSSSVV, encoded by the exons ATGGAGTGTGGTGGCATCTCCGCCGTGCAGGTGCAACCGGCAGCGCCAATGGATCAGCCCGGCCAGCCGGCCAAGCCGCCGGTGCAGCCATGGGAGTACAGCCTGCGGAAGTACCTCCTGCTGCTGGCCGCCCTGGTGGTCACCGTCACGTACGCCGCCGGCTTCAGCCCGCCGGGAGGCGTCTGGCAGACCGCCCACGACGGGCAGCCcgccggcgaccccatcatccgcggaACCCACTACCGCCGCTACCTCGCCTTCTTCTACTGCAACGCCACCGCCTTCGCCGcgtcgctcgtggtcatcgtcctcatcctcatcctcgccGTCCGCCACGACAAGAAGGGGAAGGACAGCCGCTGGGTCGTCGTGCCCCTGCGGCTGGTCATGGTGCTGGACCTGCTCAGCCTCATGGGCGCGTACGGCGCCGGTACCTGCCAGGACAAGGTCTGCATCGTCTACTCCGCGGTGCTGGTGGCCGCCGTCTTCCTCTACATCGCCGTTCTCAAGATGATGGACTGGTGGGGCCCAGACAACAAATCCGGCTCTGGTTGCGACGGCACAATGTCCACCGCACCCAACCGCAACTCCAACTTCGACGGCGTGATGTCCACTCCTAATCCCGACTCCGATCCCGGCACGATTTCTTCCCCCGTCCGCGACTCTGATCCCAATGTCAGAGAAGAAGAGGACCGTAAACGCGAGGCCTTGAAGAAGCTGAAAGCCGACGAACGGCTCCGCAAGGTACTGATGCTCCTGGCGACGTTCGCGGTGAGCATCACGTACGTCGCCGGGCTGAGCACGCCGGGTGGCTTCTGGGACACCACCGGGATCAGCTACCGCCCGGGCGACGCAATCCTCAAGGACCGCCACCGCCCGCGCCTGACGGTGTTCCTGCTCTGCAACACCACATCGTTCGTAGCGTCCTTGCTCATCATCATGCTGCTCATCATCGACGGCAAGAAGCTCCGCGAGAAGAAGGCTCGGTCGCTCGTGCTCTACGGGTTCATCGTCGTCGCGCTTGTCAGCCTCGTCGGCGCTTACACCGCTGGCAGCTGCAGGGAGACAAAAACCACCATCTACGTGGTCTCCCTGGCCGGCGGCATTCTAGCAACAGCATACATCCTACTCTATGCTTTCTACACTTTAAAGTCTTCTCGTTCCAGTCCAACGCAACAAATTGATGCAATTCAGCAGACTACTGATAATGTCAG TGCTAGAAAGGGTCTGGACAAGGCTCGCTCTCTTGTTCTACTGCTCGCCACTCTTGCCGCCACCATCACCTACACAGCGGGGTTGGACCCACCAGGTGGCGTTTGGCAGGACAAGGGCGATGGGTACATCGCCGGCGACCCGATTCTAATCACAACGAACATTAGGAGGTACAGGGCCTTCTACTACTGCAACTCGGTTGCGTTCGTGGCCTCCTTGGTGGTCATCGTCCTGGTCCAGACGGAGAGGCTGATCAAGCACCACGTGCTGGAGGCGGCCATGATACTCGACCTGTTTGGCCTCATCGGCGCATATGCCGCCGGGAGCTGTCGGGGCGTGAATTCCTCCATTTACGTCATGGCTTTGGCAGGCGCTGCCCTGATCTATGTGGTGATCCATATTGTCTTTTTCACACTGGAGCTGGATCACAAGGACAAGAAAGACGACGATGAAGATGAGTTGCTGGAGAAGAGGCGCAAACGGTTGCTCCTGTTCGCGATCTTGGCGGCAACCATCACCTTTCAAGCCGGCCTCACCCCTcctggcgggttccttctccaggACGACACGCTCGGGCACCACGCCGGTGACCCGATCCTCTTGCACAACTACCAAGTCCGTTACTATGCCTTCTTCTACTGCAACTCAGTGAGCTTCATGCTTTCCATCGCCCTCATCATCCTCCTGGTGAACCCCAATCTGTACAGACCAGCCATACGAAGCAATGCACTATCCGTTTGCACGGCGGTGGGCTTGTTTTGTTTGATGGGGGCCTACGCTGCCGGAAGCACGCAACACCGCAAGACATCCATCTACATCTTCGTGTTGGTGGCCGTGGTCCTCCTCGTTGCAGCCGGACTGCTGCTGGTATTTTTGCTGAAGAGAAAGCGCAGCAATGCGGTAGTTGCGCCACCCAGAGAACAAAACGAAGAAGAAAGGAAGGAGGTAGAAGAAAAGAACGAGGATGAAGAAGAAGCGAAGAAGCATGCAGGGCGCAAGTACCTGATGCTGCTAGGCATCTTGGTGGCGAGCGTAGCCTACCAGGCCGGCCTCGAACCGCCCGGCGGGGCGTGGCAGAACAACGACAACGGGTACGAGGCGGGCAACCCGGTGATGCACGACAACAGGAGGGCCCGGTACCTCGCCTTCTTCTACAGCAACTCCATTTCCTTTGTGGCTTCCATCGTTGTCATCATCATGTTGCTACCGCAATGGCTGCCAAAGAAGAAAGAAGGAGAATGGGAGAAATGGTCGCTGCGGGTGATGAACTGGACGATCCGACTGGATCTGTTTGCTCTCCTGGTGGCCTATGCAGCCGGCTCCAACAGGGGGTGGAAGACATCTGTTTATGTCGTCGCACTCGTCTTTGCCGTGCTGAGCTACTTTGCAATCCATACAGTACTGGCATGTACTGTATGTCGCCGTGAGAGGCACCAAAGCAGCTCTGTAGTGTAG